From the genome of Leptolyngbya iicbica LK, one region includes:
- a CDS encoding PQQ-dependent sugar dehydrogenase, with product MNRYGLTLIIGTLLATPLLTGCAADSSESTATSTPTTPSAATDEATAETTVAAEPTVIAQAPTIQQTVLVDGLEHPWGLDWLPDGTMIVTERPGRVRLIRAGQLDPTPIAGVPDVLTTGQGGLLDVSVHPQFADNQWVYFTYAQGDRSANQTRVARARLAEGALSDWQVLFEVNRSKQGGQHFGSRITWLPDNTMLVSLGDGGNPPLELEGALIREQAQNLASHLGKIVRLNDDGSVPADNPFVDTPGANPAIWSYGHRNIQGMMYDPVSDRLWATEHGARGGDELNLVEVGGNYGWPEVTHSREYSGGEITSERSRPGMVDPLIVWTPAIAPSGLLVYQGEAFAPWQGDLFAGGLVSQDVRHIELDDSGAVINETPINIGQRVRDVRQGPDGLIYVLTDESNGRLIRLEPG from the coding sequence ATGAACCGTTACGGGTTGACCTTAATTATCGGAACTTTGTTGGCAACGCCTCTGCTGACGGGGTGTGCGGCTGATTCGTCGGAATCAACCGCCACCAGTACACCGACAACTCCTTCCGCTGCCACCGATGAGGCCACAGCCGAAACCACCGTGGCTGCTGAGCCGACGGTGATCGCCCAAGCGCCGACTATTCAACAAACCGTGCTGGTCGATGGGCTTGAACATCCCTGGGGGTTGGACTGGTTGCCTGATGGCACCATGATTGTCACCGAGCGGCCTGGGCGAGTGCGCTTGATTCGGGCAGGGCAACTTGATCCCACGCCGATCGCTGGGGTGCCCGACGTTCTCACCACTGGGCAAGGGGGCTTACTCGACGTCTCCGTGCATCCGCAGTTTGCCGACAATCAATGGGTCTATTTCACCTATGCGCAGGGCGATCGCTCGGCTAACCAAACGCGCGTTGCCCGAGCCCGACTAGCGGAAGGTGCCCTCTCTGACTGGCAAGTTCTGTTTGAAGTGAATCGCTCGAAGCAGGGAGGTCAGCACTTTGGCTCGCGGATTACCTGGCTGCCGGATAACACGATGCTGGTTTCCCTGGGGGATGGGGGCAATCCGCCGTTAGAGCTAGAAGGCGCACTCATCCGCGAACAGGCCCAGAATTTGGCCAGTCATTTAGGCAAAATCGTGCGGCTCAATGATGATGGTTCGGTACCGGCAGACAACCCTTTTGTCGATACGCCGGGGGCGAATCCCGCGATTTGGAGCTACGGTCATCGCAACATTCAGGGCATGATGTATGACCCGGTGAGCGATCGCCTTTGGGCAACGGAGCATGGTGCCCGAGGCGGCGATGAGCTGAATCTAGTGGAAGTCGGCGGAAACTATGGCTGGCCTGAGGTTACCCATAGCCGCGAGTATTCCGGTGGTGAGATTACCTCGGAGCGATCGCGACCGGGCATGGTCGATCCGTTAATTGTGTGGACCCCGGCGATCGCCCCCTCCGGCCTGCTGGTCTACCAAGGCGAGGCGTTTGCCCCCTGGCAGGGCGATCTGTTTGCGGGCGGCCTCGTCTCCCAAGATGTGCGCCACATTGAGTTGGATGACTCCGGGGCTGTCATTAACGAAACCCCCATCAACATCGGCCAGCGAGTGCGGGATGTGCGCCAAGGGCCAGACGGCTTGATCTACGTCCTTACCGATGAGTCCAACGGTCGCTTAATTCGTTTGGAACCCGGCTAA
- the lepB gene encoding signal peptidase I: MAHPSVPASRRHPAAPDPWLAVNYALIFPGLGQLYSRYWWKGGILVAIAVTSIIFCVWSIFGAHGNTLHGFWAVGWLVVLYSFSILDAYRGTQENYGQRISVPKGRKDIWYAVFLSQVLPGLGHLYIQQALLGGLWLLAGILTAWLANQQPLLAPFPPAIWAFSCYHVYRNFPGHSRRTSSAIALLILGLFITRLVLGNTPNWIDQNFIQSIVPSESMVPTLQVGDRLFVRPSPRYVPQTGDIVVFYPPEALQAMLPAARRENLFVKRVIGKPGETVAVTGGQVLINGVVLSEEYIQSPPDYEWGPATVPPAQYFVLGDNRNDSGDSHVWGYLPTEKILGRAYKIYWPPDRIQPLPGGRQRS, translated from the coding sequence ATGGCTCATCCGTCTGTTCCGGCCTCTCGTCGCCACCCCGCTGCGCCCGACCCTTGGCTCGCGGTAAACTATGCGCTGATTTTTCCGGGTCTCGGCCAGTTATACAGCCGCTATTGGTGGAAAGGGGGGATATTAGTGGCGATCGCCGTTACCTCAATCATTTTCTGCGTCTGGTCCATTTTTGGGGCCCACGGCAACACCCTTCATGGCTTTTGGGCTGTGGGCTGGCTGGTTGTGCTGTACAGCTTCAGCATTTTGGATGCCTATCGCGGCACCCAAGAAAACTACGGGCAGCGCATTTCGGTGCCAAAGGGCCGCAAAGATATTTGGTATGCCGTCTTTTTATCGCAGGTGTTGCCTGGTTTGGGCCACTTGTATATTCAGCAGGCGCTCCTCGGCGGGCTGTGGCTCCTGGCGGGCATTCTCACCGCTTGGCTGGCCAATCAGCAGCCGTTGCTGGCCCCCTTTCCTCCCGCGATTTGGGCCTTCAGCTGCTATCACGTTTACCGCAACTTTCCGGGGCACTCTCGCCGCACATCCAGCGCGATCGCGCTGCTCATTCTCGGGCTATTCATTACGCGGTTAGTCCTTGGCAACACCCCCAACTGGATTGACCAGAATTTCATCCAAAGCATTGTGCCTAGCGAGTCAATGGTGCCGACGTTGCAGGTGGGCGATCGCTTATTTGTGCGCCCCAGCCCAAGATATGTGCCTCAAACTGGTGACATCGTCGTCTTTTATCCCCCCGAGGCGCTCCAGGCCATGCTCCCTGCGGCCCGCCGCGAAAATTTGTTCGTGAAACGGGTCATTGGCAAACCGGGCGAAACCGTTGCCGTTACGGGCGGGCAGGTCTTGATCAATGGCGTTGTCTTGTCAGAGGAGTATATTCAGTCACCGCCCGATTATGAATGGGGTCCCGCAACTGTGCCGCCGGCTCAGTATTTTGTGCTGGGCGACAACCGCAATGACAGCGGCGACTCTCATGTGTGGGGCTATCTACCAACTGAGAAAATCTTGGGGCGGGCCTACAAAATTTACTGGCCCCCCGATCGCATTCAACCCCTACCCGGTGGTCGTCAAAGATCGTGA
- the purE gene encoding 5-(carboxyamino)imidazole ribonucleotide mutase: MTTPLVGIIMGSDSDLPTMQAAIAVCEDFAVPHEVAIVSAHRTPQRMVDYAQSADERGLQVIIAGAGGAAHLPGMVAALTPLPVIGVPVKTSTLSGIDSLYSIVQMPGGIPVATVAIGNAKNAGLLAVQMLAATRPDLRRQVKDYRRSLSAQVMAKQDRLEAIGYREYLAERDR; encoded by the coding sequence ATGACGACTCCTCTTGTTGGCATCATTATGGGCAGCGATTCTGATTTGCCAACCATGCAAGCCGCGATCGCAGTGTGTGAAGACTTTGCCGTGCCCCACGAGGTGGCGATCGTCTCGGCCCACCGCACGCCCCAGCGCATGGTGGACTATGCCCAGAGTGCTGACGAACGCGGCTTGCAAGTGATTATTGCGGGGGCCGGGGGCGCGGCGCATTTGCCCGGCATGGTGGCCGCTCTCACCCCCTTGCCCGTGATTGGGGTGCCCGTCAAAACCAGCACCCTGAGCGGCATAGACTCGTTATATTCCATCGTGCAAATGCCAGGGGGCATTCCCGTGGCGACGGTCGCCATCGGCAACGCCAAAAATGCTGGATTACTGGCGGTGCAAATGCTGGCGGCAACTCGGCCCGATTTGCGTCGACAGGTGAAGGACTATCGCCGGAGTTTATCGGCTCAGGTCATGGCTAAACAAGACCGATTGGAGGCGATCGGCTATCGGGAGTATCTGGCGGAGCGCGATCGCTAA
- a CDS encoding 3'-5' exonuclease, whose protein sequence is MAKPQKFQGQSALRSQDLLAFYRRVSQSLLTVVDVETTGSLPYRGARVIEVSVLQASLADGILHQETHLINPGVRVPAMITRITGITQTMVSQGVFPEEVWPDCLDRLETGVLTAHNLEFDYRFLQAEYRQLDYTFKRPAPEQLCTVLLSRLLLADLPSRSLPNLVQHFGFEVGTSHRAGADTRACWLLAELLLKQIQSEDESSLLQRFGRQWIRLQEAAVMLALPTKTAQQLLTDAQIESRFSKRKNRPLYRRGDVERIAQERSGEQLSILV, encoded by the coding sequence ATGGCAAAACCCCAAAAATTCCAAGGGCAATCGGCCCTCCGCTCCCAAGACTTACTGGCCTTTTATCGTCGGGTGAGTCAGTCATTGTTGACTGTGGTGGATGTCGAAACGACGGGCTCTTTGCCCTATCGAGGCGCTCGCGTCATTGAGGTATCAGTTTTACAAGCCAGCCTGGCCGATGGCATTTTGCACCAAGAAACTCACCTCATTAATCCCGGGGTGCGTGTACCGGCCATGATTACGCGCATCACAGGCATTACCCAAACGATGGTGTCGCAGGGCGTGTTTCCTGAAGAGGTGTGGCCCGACTGCCTCGACCGCCTCGAAACTGGCGTGCTCACGGCTCACAACCTCGAATTTGACTATCGCTTTTTGCAAGCGGAATATCGGCAGTTGGACTATACCTTTAAGCGCCCTGCCCCTGAGCAACTGTGCACTGTGCTGTTGTCGCGCTTACTGCTGGCCGATTTGCCGTCTCGGAGTCTACCTAACTTAGTCCAACATTTTGGCTTCGAGGTGGGAACTTCGCACCGGGCAGGGGCCGATACCCGCGCCTGCTGGCTGCTGGCCGAGCTTCTGCTCAAGCAAATTCAGTCGGAAGATGAATCGTCGCTATTGCAGCGATTTGGGCGACAGTGGATTCGCCTGCAAGAGGCTGCCGTGATGCTGGCCTTGCCGACGAAAACGGCTCAGCAATTATTGACCGATGCCCAGATTGAGAGTCGGTTTTCGAAACGGAAAAATCGACCCCTGTATCGCCGGGGTGATGTGGAACGGATTGCCCAAGAGCGCTCCGGTGAGCAACTGTCTATCCTCGTATGA
- a CDS encoding energy-coupling factor ABC transporter ATP-binding protein has product MTDPTRVSDRPPAIQVDDVSFAWKPPAHVLEHCSLTVPPGEFCMLLGDNGSGKSTLLKLLTGLLAPQQGQVRINGTFGYVFQNPDHQLVMPTVGADVAFGLVGENLPLSTVRSRVSEALAAVNLAHLARRPIYALSGGQKQRVAIAGAIARHCEVLLLDEPTALLDPDSQIELVKLVQTLVKERHLTALWVTHRLIELDYCDRAVLLRSGHVVRDGEPASLRQILAASE; this is encoded by the coding sequence ATGACTGACCCGACTCGCGTTTCCGATCGCCCACCCGCCATTCAGGTTGACGATGTTTCGTTCGCCTGGAAGCCGCCCGCCCACGTTTTGGAGCATTGCTCGCTCACCGTGCCGCCGGGCGAATTTTGCATGTTGCTGGGTGATAACGGCAGCGGCAAATCCACCCTACTCAAGCTATTGACGGGGCTGTTGGCTCCCCAGCAGGGACAGGTTCGCATTAATGGCACCTTTGGCTACGTCTTTCAAAACCCCGATCATCAACTAGTGATGCCAACGGTTGGGGCGGATGTGGCGTTTGGCCTGGTGGGGGAAAACTTGCCGCTCTCGACAGTGCGGAGTCGAGTTTCGGAAGCGCTAGCGGCGGTGAATCTGGCGCATTTAGCGCGGCGGCCCATCTATGCCCTGAGTGGGGGGCAAAAGCAGCGGGTGGCGATCGCGGGGGCGATCGCCCGCCATTGTGAAGTGTTGCTGCTCGACGAACCGACGGCCTTGCTTGATCCCGACAGTCAGATTGAGCTAGTCAAGCTAGTGCAAACTCTGGTCAAAGAGCGGCATCTGACCGCTCTCTGGGTGACCCATCGGTTAATTGAATTGGATTACTGCGATCGCGCCGTACTGCTGCGGTCGGGCCATGTCGTGCGGGATGGTGAGCCCGCCAGCTTGCGCCAGATTTTAGCCGCCAGTGAGTGA